A segment of the Ipomoea triloba cultivar NCNSP0323 chromosome 1, ASM357664v1 genome:
ATTTCAATTcgtatttataaagaaaattgtTCCAAATTTTCACTTACTAAACACACCTTAATTTCTAAAACTTATTGATATTTGCATAAAAACATTTTTGTGTTAATTTCTAATTGAATAAAAGTTTATGAAAAAGGTTTTCAGacagatagttttttttttttttttttttttttgaacttgtgATTACATATAGAAAAGaaacataaatattattttaaatgcaGTACAGTATATATACATCATAATGTTCTTAAATTTGACATCCACAGGCACATATAATTCCCTTATTTAAAACCCAAACTTGACCTTAGAGCAGTCAATGTTGGGGCCAATCTTGAAAGGAATGTTGACACCACATTGGGCAGGAAGTCCAGCTGCCCTGCTAACCTCCGACGCATTCGCTTTGGAAACAATGGACTTCAAGCACGAGCACGCGGTTTGCCGGTCCGCCGTCGTCGCCGCCGCGCTCACCAGCGTCTTCATCCCACTGCAACATCCCGCCGGCACATTTCCGCCGAACATAACGTAGTTGAGGCACGCGTTCAGGTCGCTGTACACCGTGTCGCAGGTGACCGCCGCTTCGCCGCCGTGCGGTGCAAGGGCCAGCGCCGCTGcgagaaggaccaaaattgtgaGGTTTAGGTTTCTTGAGAGATCCATTTAATTGGCTGTCTCTGATCTGCCCTTCGAAGATCTTGCAATGTAAATATTGGGGGTTGTAGTTCTGCTGGGAATGCAATGAAAGATTGTATTTATAATCGATAGTTTTCTGGCATATTTGTTCGTATTGCCAAAGCTATATATACACTACACCACATGCCACGGCATGCAATCTCAATAATGTTAGAATTGTAGTCAGTTCAACACTTCAACTAActactttctttgtttttcttttctttttcgttTTGTTGAGAAAGTATCCGCAATTTACGTTCAATTATTGACTAGTAATtcaaaattattgatttttggTGAGTTGGGATTGTCGCTTGGAGGGTTGAATTTAATATACAGTCATCGAACTGTGACGCTATGACTTATCATGCAAAAGATGTGGTTAAATGATTAATGTTCATTTACTTTATCACCATAAGTTTTAAGAAGCATATGGCAActagataataaaaaataaaaaaaacataatacaaatattctaatataataactaaattattaatttttaaaaaaaataaattttagcagtttagatataaaaatactccgtagtaaaaagttacccaaagttattgaaacctttataattaattaactatatactagtactacttattttactactatatatttatatatatatatatatatatatatacacacacacacacacacaaacacatggTGGGTCGAGTGGGGTTCTAGGCAGTTTTGTACATAGAACCCAAATGCAAGCCAACCCACCATGgatttacatttttaagacccaccccTGACGCACCATCTACTATTaccaaaaaaaactcaattcATGTGTGGTGAATTCTGGTGGATATTCGCGAATAggattgaaattgtcatccctataTGAATTGAATAGATAAGTAATAgaatatatatcaattattgaaaaaactaaatttaatataggatcttcaacacaaatcataaatgaccataaataataaacgaacgaataatattcaatttaaattagtaattagtgatcaagattaacttatctttaaaaaaaaaaattcaccacCTATATATGAACTTCAACAATGTGCTTTGAAAGGTTAAACAATGTGCTTTGGAAGACTCAACAATGTGCTATAGAAGGCTCAACAATGTGTAGTCCAAGGCAAAACAATATGCACTTCGAAGGCACAATAATGTGCTTTGGAAGACACAACAATATGCTCTGAAATGCTCAATGATGTGCTCTGAAAAATCAACAATGTGTACTGAAAGACACATAAATGTACTCTGAAAGGCACATCAGTGTGCGTGCTCTGGAAGCTACAACATTGTGCTCTGAAGGGTACAACATTGTGCTCcgtaagaaggaaaaaaaactaTTTGCTGGATGcgtgatatataaaatctctaaagtttcaGCACAACATTCGTACATCAATacattaactattaattaagcaattatttgctggaattcaaacaaggataacatcagaaaacataatcgatccaaaacatatcttcaattgcactatataatatttgatgttataatttataaaattatatatcgatctaaatattcttaatatattataacgaaatgcacgggtgaaaataccaGTAAAATTTAATagcattaataatttttaataacatatcataatttaaatattgaacaTCACACATGTATCATACTTGTATATATTACAaacaaacattaaaaagaagaagagaaacatATCATggacaccccccccccccccNAACAAGTCGAGCTTCCGAGAAACGACCTGAAACCCAAGAAGAGGCTATTGACGTCGAGTCGCCACGTCATCAAAGCAGGCACATGGAAGAGACTACCTCTCGCCCGCATCCCGCTGAAAGGAGTGTTCAAGTTTCTGGGGGCATGATACACGTCGACCAGCTGAATGACTATATCATGGGAGCAATCAAAGGGAGACTCGAGGGAGGACAACCTTCATACACTTACTCCAAGCCTTACACCCAAaggattgaagaaatgaagatgccGATGGGCTACCAACCTCCCAAGTTTCAACAGTTCGATGGAAAAGGCAACCCGAGACAGCACATcgcccactttgtggaaactTGCAACGATGCTGGAACATATGGAGATTTACTCGTCAAGCAGTTTGTCCGCTCTTTGAAGGGCAGCGCCTTTGACTGGTACACTGACTTGGAGCATGGCTGCATCGATAGCTGGAGTGACATGGAGCGTGAGTTCTTGACTCGTTTCTATAGCACAAGAAGAACTGTTAGCTTCTTGGAGCTCACCACCGCTCGCCAATGGAAGGATGAACGCGCAGGCGCTTACATTGAGAGGTAGAGGGAATTGTGCCTCAACTGCAAGGAAAAGATATCACAAAGTTCAGCAATTGAGATGTGTATCCAAGGCATGCACTTCGGGCTATCATACATCCTGCAAGGTATCAAGCCTAGGACATTTGAGGAATTATCCAGCCGTGCTCACGACATGGAGTTGAGCATTGAGAACAACGGAGGGCTTAATATGTCAAGTATGCCTAGCTCCTCTAAAGCACCTGCAAGGCAAGAAGTCAAGAAAGGGGGCAAACCCTTcccaaagcaagaaaagaaagaagttaTGAACGTGAAAACATCACCAGTGTGGGTTTTCACCAAAGTGACTGAGAAGCCTAGGCCTAGGTCATTCTTTGGGCCATCAAGGGGAACTAGAATCATTGAAGAGATGCAGCAGAAACAGTATCTGTTCTTGGACTTTGACGTTTCACCCATGTTTGATGAGTTATTAAAACTCAAGTTGATTGAATTGCCCGAGATGAAGCGCCCCGAAGAAGCCTCTAGCGTGGATGACCCCAAATATTGCAAGTATCATTGCCTCCTCGGACACccaattgaaaaatgttttgtttttaaagataaGGTGATGGCGCTAGCTCGTGAtggaaaaattgaacttactgATGCGACGGCAAGCTCTAACCAAATCTCATGTGGAATGTTTGCACCATTACTCATGGAGGATGATGAGAAAGATGGGGGAAAGCAATGCAAACGCCCGCTTCCCTTTATTGTGAAACACACTGGGGGGCAACACTCAAAACTGCCACAGGTTGATTCGGTTTATGAGAGGGATTGGGTACTCGTTACCCGCAGAAAGCAAAGGAATGATGTTGGGCCTGTTAGGCCATTGAAGATAATGACGAAGCGATGGATTAAGAAAAGGCCAGCAAGAGACCTCGTTTCTGACGTCAAGAAGCCGCGAACACCGGTTACCCTGGCTCAATACATGCCAAAGGTGTTTCATCAACATGGGACGGATATTCTTGGGGTTGGCCTGAACACTAAGGAAAAGCATGTTGAAGTTGAAGAATGTTCATTCCCTGTGGTCGAAAGAAGCGACGAGATCCAAGTCCACAAGGCTACATCTTTCACCACCGAGATAAATTTCAAAGATGAAGATCTATTACTGGGTGGAACCCCTCACAATCGCCCATTGTTCATTGAAGGTTATGCTCGCgaacaaaagattaaaagaattttgattgatcaagGATCGTCCGTGAATATTCTATCACTTCGAGCTGTGAAAGAACTTGGTATTTCAACTGATGAACTCTCGCAAAGCCGCTTGATGATccaaggatttaatcaaggcGGGCAAAGAGCCCTGGGTATTATTAGACTTGATCTCAGGATCGGATCTTTGAGTTCAAGTACTTTGTGTTATGTGATAGATGCAAGAACATCCTACAATCTGTTGTTGGGTCGACCTTGGATACATGAAAATGGAGTAGTTCCTTCATCATGGCACCAATGCTTAATGTTTGAGAAAGGCGGTGTGATAGAGAAGGTCGTCGCCGATGAAATCCCATTCACCGACGCAGAGTCGTACTTTGCAGATGCGaaattttacttaaagaaacaagtCGTTGAAGACGACGTTGATAAGAGCAGTAATGATACAACCCCCCGATCCGAAATGGAAGGGCAAGCAAGTCGTAGACCAAAGTCATTGTGACCAGGAACTTGTTTTCCCATTGACAAGAATTGAACCATTAAAAGCTACACCGGTCAACCCATTGGAAGATCAAGTGCGGGTGGGAACAAGTCAGACATTGCCCGAGAAACGCACAGATGGTTTTGACCCCAATGCCTATAAACTCTTGTTTAAAGCAGGCTTCGACCCCAAGGAACCGCAGAAATTGGGTAGGCTCATTCCAGAAGCCGGTGGTAGAGGCAAGTCAAACCAGCAGGAGCCACATGCACGCAAAGGATTAGGCTATGTCCCTCCTAAACCTGTGCGAATTTTTATGAATAGAGCTACAAGCAATTGTATATCTACAGATGAAGGTGAGTGTGATCCACAACTCACTCCTGCCAATGGCAAAAGGAAGTCAGTCTTCAAGAGAATGGGGAAGATAGAGACTTAGCGCTCAGTCTTTGATAGATTGGGGTCAAACCCTCAAGCCCCCAAAAGAAAGTCAATCCATGATCGACTTGGAGTtgtccaagatgtgaaaaacaACGCAAGTCATCCTGTTGAAGCGGAACCTTCTAAAAGGCCTCGAAGCATGATTCCTTCTCGTATGAGACGAGAAACAGATATTCATATTTCATGCAGAGAAGTGCTGAAAGTCCAACATAGGACCATTGTACACACTCGTGTACAGAAAGGGGAGAATGAGGAAAGCGTTGGCTCAAGTGATGATGTAACACCACCTCAAGGCGAGGAGGCGTTGTCTTTCCACATCACCCTATGTGATGAGATCCCGATTGAGGGAGA
Coding sequences within it:
- the LOC116012321 gene encoding non-specific lipid-transfer protein 1-like; its protein translation is MDLSRNLNLTILVLLAAALALAPHGGEAAVTCDTVYSDLNACLNYVMFGGNVPAGCCSGMKTLVSAAATTADRQTACSCLKSIVSKANASEVSRAAGLPAQCGVNIPFKIGPNIDCSKVKFGF